In a genomic window of Streptomyces sp. NBC_01591:
- a CDS encoding replicative DNA helicase, producing MTAEPFQGLSHGDGTPLQQDVPQRGLPQDTAAEQAVLGALMLSVRAIEEVDAILGDPADFYLPHHETIYRAVLDMYAASSSIPRIDPITLAAELQRRGDLARVGGPAYLHSLVNTVPTTGHAAHYAEIVRERAALRRVIEAGTRMVQLAHAGTEEAGQVVEAAMAELQAAAAGTSTAEPLLSVADRWAGFLDQLDAGADPESLDTPWADLNEYVELKPGQLVTVGATTAGGKSLFGMNLAAHVALRRERPVLVASMEMGGGELMARLTAAEAGVPLDRLIRRRTTEDDWNRIAQVGDRLANAHNFVLDDSANLTLSKIRARMRWMASRDHAPALVVADYLQLLTPEGTRAGNRAQEVAEISRGLKLIAMEFRTPIVALAQFNRGAVGRRPLVSDFKESSAIEQDSNIIVLLHRELAEDGTDTGPKAGTVEAIVAKNRNGASGRIVDLAFQGHFARLASMAR from the coding sequence ATGACAGCCGAACCCTTCCAAGGCCTTTCCCACGGGGACGGGACCCCGTTGCAACAGGACGTCCCCCAGCGGGGTCTCCCTCAGGACACCGCGGCCGAACAGGCCGTGCTCGGAGCCCTGATGCTGTCGGTGCGCGCGATCGAGGAAGTCGACGCGATCCTCGGTGACCCGGCGGACTTCTACCTGCCGCACCACGAGACCATCTACCGGGCAGTGCTGGACATGTACGCGGCGAGCAGCTCCATCCCGCGGATCGACCCGATCACGCTGGCTGCCGAACTCCAGCGCCGCGGAGACCTGGCCAGGGTCGGCGGACCGGCCTATCTGCATTCGCTGGTCAACACCGTGCCCACCACAGGCCATGCGGCGCACTACGCCGAGATCGTGCGCGAACGCGCAGCACTGCGGCGGGTGATCGAAGCAGGAACACGTATGGTTCAGCTCGCGCACGCCGGTACGGAGGAGGCGGGCCAGGTCGTCGAGGCGGCGATGGCCGAGCTCCAGGCCGCGGCTGCGGGAACGTCAACTGCCGAACCACTGCTGTCCGTTGCGGACCGCTGGGCCGGTTTCCTGGACCAGCTCGACGCGGGTGCCGACCCCGAGTCACTGGACACCCCATGGGCCGATCTCAACGAGTACGTCGAACTGAAGCCCGGCCAGCTCGTCACCGTGGGAGCCACCACGGCCGGAGGCAAGTCACTCTTCGGAATGAACCTCGCCGCTCACGTCGCCCTGCGAAGAGAACGTCCCGTGCTGGTCGCCAGCATGGAGATGGGGGGCGGCGAACTCATGGCCCGCCTCACCGCTGCCGAGGCCGGCGTCCCCCTCGACCGTCTCATCCGCCGCCGGACGACCGAGGACGACTGGAACCGGATAGCCCAGGTCGGCGACCGGCTCGCCAACGCACACAACTTCGTCCTCGACGACTCGGCGAACCTCACCCTGTCGAAGATCCGCGCCCGGATGCGATGGATGGCATCCCGCGACCACGCCCCGGCCCTCGTGGTCGCCGACTATCTGCAGCTGCTGACACCGGAGGGGACGAGAGCCGGGAACCGGGCGCAGGAGGTTGCCGAGATCAGCCGCGGACTGAAACTGATCGCCATGGAGTTCAGGACGCCGATCGTGGCCCTGGCCCAGTTCAACCGCGGCGCGGTGGGACGCAGACCGCTGGTGTCCGACTTCAAGGAGTCGTCCGCCATCGAGCAGGACTCCAACATCATCGTCCTGCTCCATCGCGAACTGGCCGAGGACGGCACGGACACCGGCCCCAAGGCGGGAACGGTGGAGGCGATTGTCGCGAAGAACAGGAACGGCGCGAGCGGCCGCATCGTGGACCTGGCGTTCCAGGGGCACTTCGCGCGGCTGGCTTCGATGGCGCGCTGA
- a CDS encoding helix-turn-helix domain-containing protein: MLQAVDALLRRPADLPPPHLRASLRKADQLTQAQVAEVLNVTPLAVLRWENGQSEPRGVRRKAYARLMRGLAEKHPTVAPDFAASLAD; encoded by the coding sequence ATGCTGCAGGCAGTCGACGCGCTGCTGAGGCGTCCGGCCGACCTTCCTCCGCCACATCTGCGCGCCAGCCTGCGCAAGGCGGACCAGCTCACGCAGGCACAGGTCGCGGAGGTGCTGAATGTGACTCCCTTAGCGGTACTGCGCTGGGAGAACGGTCAGTCGGAGCCGCGGGGGGTACGCCGCAAGGCGTATGCCCGGCTGATGCGAGGGCTGGCCGAAAAGCATCCGACCGTAGCCCCTGACTTCGCCGCGTCGTTGGCCGACTAG
- a CDS encoding ParB/RepB/Spo0J family partition protein: protein MSVADRLGTGSSFGSVPRGRSARGRAKALVQGDVPAYELQRLRLAEVSPTPLNPRRNFGSDEDLTRFGEELRTAQLAACVAVSRDAYLRLWPEHEDTIGSSAFVLVNGERRYRSALHVALDVLDFVVRDDLAASREEFVDHLLKENLEREDFDVVERARGVLELVRVCSEESEKGARTRAAKRLGRDRSWVTNQLALLELPDELQTMLSRGSLPERDGRLLARRLKDEPGLDGASLLSYLKDTREQEARVRDEEKALLQQARQQRQVPAPQPPQDDAGTASTATPDEAPAAGTGGLPDGLLSADNKPLDSVTPGRVLSADNTLQEESAAAASGSATPPPPAGAAAVLSADNKLKAPGSAGHSPTPSAPQPGDVPAHTAVLSADNTHAAAAEDGGQGSGDGRSRLLVRQLGTSAREQARTLAAGLTPDELSQLLGELRSYV, encoded by the coding sequence ATGAGCGTCGCCGACCGGCTCGGCACGGGTTCGTCCTTCGGCAGCGTGCCGCGCGGCCGCAGTGCCCGCGGCCGCGCCAAGGCCCTTGTCCAGGGAGACGTCCCGGCGTACGAGCTCCAGCGCCTGCGTCTTGCCGAGGTCTCGCCCACTCCGCTCAATCCGCGGCGCAACTTCGGTTCGGACGAAGACCTGACGCGCTTCGGAGAGGAGCTGCGTACCGCTCAGCTCGCCGCCTGCGTGGCTGTGTCCCGGGATGCCTACCTCAGGCTCTGGCCCGAGCACGAGGACACGATCGGCAGCTCCGCCTTTGTGCTGGTCAACGGTGAGCGCCGCTACCGCAGCGCCCTGCACGTGGCGCTCGACGTGCTGGACTTCGTCGTACGCGACGATCTGGCGGCCTCTCGCGAGGAGTTCGTCGACCATCTCCTCAAGGAGAACCTGGAGCGCGAGGACTTCGATGTCGTCGAGCGGGCCCGCGGTGTGCTGGAGCTCGTCCGGGTGTGCAGCGAGGAGTCGGAGAAGGGCGCGCGGACACGTGCGGCCAAGCGCCTGGGGCGCGACCGTTCGTGGGTGACCAACCAGCTCGCTCTCCTGGAGCTGCCCGATGAACTGCAGACGATGCTCAGCCGGGGTTCGCTGCCCGAGCGTGACGGCAGGCTGCTCGCGCGCCGGCTGAAGGACGAACCGGGGCTGGACGGGGCATCGCTGCTCTCCTACTTGAAGGACACCCGGGAGCAGGAGGCCCGGGTCCGTGACGAGGAGAAGGCTCTACTTCAGCAGGCCAGGCAGCAGAGGCAGGTACCCGCTCCTCAGCCTCCCCAGGACGATGCGGGCACGGCGAGCACCGCCACGCCTGACGAGGCACCAGCAGCAGGCACCGGCGGGCTGCCGGACGGTTTGTTGTCCGCGGACAACAAACCGCTGGACAGCGTGACGCCGGGTCGCGTGTTGTCCGCGGACAACACGCTGCAGGAGGAATCGGCAGCGGCTGCGTCCGGCTCTGCCACGCCTCCCCCGCCCGCGGGTGCGGCCGCCGTGTTGTCCGCGGACAACAAACTCAAGGCTCCCGGCAGCGCCGGCCACTCCCCCACCCCGTCGGCACCGCAGCCCGGAGATGTCCCCGCCCACACCGCCGTGTTGTCCGCGGACAACACGCACGCGGCCGCAGCGGAGGACGGGGGCCAGGGTTCCGGGGACGGACGAAGCCGCCTCCTGGTGCGACAGCTCGGGACGTCGGCGAGGGAACAGGCCCGTACCCTCGCGGCCGGTCTGACACCGGACGAGCTCTCGCAGTTGCTCGGAGAGCTTCGCTCCTACGTATGA
- a CDS encoding ParA family protein encodes MTVPYSPDDREKVVAKLPVALRQELKVRAAEFGVDIKDAVTEGVQAWRTDASERALVDTTGGTSFATYLPAGLYGEFKEDCKQRGIPFNQGIAQSIRLWLDTHPSPRRPARRTGARRIIFGNQKGGVGKTATSSGVAQALAEAGNRVLLIDFDPQGHLTKQLGYDLFDIDEPSLAKYMLGEAKDELRSLLVPIEEGVFGGRLFMLPACKDAFLLDAKLATSRFVRVKETALEKALEPLEQKFDYIVVDCPPSLGYSMDTALYYCRTREGEEPGTSGIFIPVLAEDSSADAYDMLYDQIQDLSADMDVEISMLGFIVNMYDSRKGYIATSSLNSWKEIGDPPVAGVMPELKEQREAVRVKQPLLSYAPDCEQSEVMRTVARRITS; translated from the coding sequence ATGACCGTTCCATACTCCCCCGATGACCGGGAAAAGGTAGTCGCCAAGCTGCCAGTGGCCCTCCGCCAGGAACTCAAGGTCAGAGCAGCCGAGTTCGGCGTCGATATCAAGGACGCCGTGACCGAGGGTGTTCAGGCCTGGCGTACGGATGCCTCCGAGCGCGCCCTCGTAGACACCACCGGAGGGACCTCGTTCGCCACCTATCTCCCCGCCGGCCTCTACGGGGAGTTCAAGGAGGACTGCAAGCAGCGGGGCATCCCCTTCAATCAAGGGATCGCGCAGTCGATCCGGCTCTGGCTCGACACGCACCCCTCTCCCCGCCGCCCGGCCCGCCGGACCGGAGCGCGTCGGATCATCTTCGGCAACCAGAAGGGCGGTGTGGGCAAGACCGCTACCTCTTCCGGGGTGGCCCAGGCCCTCGCCGAGGCCGGGAACCGCGTTCTGCTCATCGACTTCGACCCGCAGGGCCACCTCACCAAGCAGCTCGGCTACGACCTGTTCGACATCGACGAGCCGAGCCTCGCCAAGTACATGCTCGGTGAGGCCAAGGACGAACTGCGCAGCCTGCTCGTCCCGATAGAGGAGGGTGTCTTCGGAGGCCGGCTGTTCATGCTGCCTGCGTGCAAGGACGCCTTCCTCCTCGACGCGAAGCTCGCGACCAGCCGTTTCGTACGGGTGAAGGAGACGGCTCTGGAGAAGGCCCTGGAGCCGCTGGAGCAGAAGTTCGACTACATCGTGGTCGACTGCCCGCCGAGCCTCGGGTACTCCATGGACACCGCTCTGTACTACTGCCGCACGCGCGAGGGTGAGGAGCCGGGTACGTCCGGCATCTTCATCCCCGTGCTGGCCGAGGACTCCTCCGCGGATGCCTACGACATGCTCTACGACCAGATCCAGGATCTGAGCGCCGACATGGACGTCGAGATCTCGATGCTCGGCTTCATCGTCAACATGTACGACAGCCGCAAGGGCTACATCGCGACCTCCTCGCTCAACAGCTGGAAGGAGATCGGGGACCCGCCCGTCGCGGGGGTCATGCCCGAGCTCAAGGAACAGCGCGAGGCTGTGCGCGTCAAGCAGCCCCTGCTCAGCTATGCGCCGGACTGTGAGCAGTCCGAGGTCATGCGCACCGTCGCCCGGAGGATCACTTCATGA
- a CDS encoding HAD family hydrolase, with translation METIVFDIGETLVRDDRYWASWADWLGVPRHTLSALVGAVTAQGLDNAEALRLLRPGIDIAAEYAAREAAGRGERLDETDLYDDVRPALTALRELGVRVVIAGNQTVRAGELLRDLGLPADSIATSGEWGCAKPSPDFFARVLGASQALARDTVYVGDHPMNDTFPAARADLRTVHLRRGPWGHLWAADPQVRETADWVVDSLMDLPAIVNE, from the coding sequence ATTGAGACGATCGTGTTCGACATCGGTGAGACCCTCGTCCGCGACGACCGGTACTGGGCCTCCTGGGCCGACTGGCTGGGCGTCCCCAGGCACACCCTCTCCGCACTTGTCGGTGCAGTAACCGCCCAGGGCCTCGACAATGCAGAAGCCCTTCGCCTTCTCCGCCCCGGCATCGATATCGCGGCCGAGTACGCCGCTCGCGAGGCCGCCGGCCGGGGTGAGCGTCTCGACGAGACCGACCTGTACGACGATGTGCGTCCCGCACTCACGGCGCTGCGGGAGCTCGGCGTCCGGGTCGTCATCGCGGGCAACCAGACGGTTCGCGCGGGGGAGCTGCTCCGGGATCTGGGTCTGCCCGCGGACTCCATTGCTACCTCCGGGGAGTGGGGTTGCGCCAAGCCGTCGCCCGACTTCTTCGCCCGAGTCCTCGGCGCTTCTCAGGCCCTGGCCCGGGACACCGTCTACGTCGGTGACCACCCGATGAACGACACCTTCCCGGCAGCGCGGGCCGACTTGCGGACCGTGCACCTTCGCCGTGGGCCGTGGGGGCACTTGTGGGCGGCCGACCCGCAGGTACGGGAGACAGCGGACTGGGTGGTCGATTCGCTCATGGACCTGCCCGCGATCGTCAACGAGTAG
- a CDS encoding transcriptional regulator — protein sequence MPELSAVIAGYDIPQGPPTRAPDELADAINTAVGWRLAAQYGRIAASIPDLLCDAIRYAHTARGAEQQAAARMLAAAARAADAIAFKYGERDLSARLVDLMRWAADRAADPLVQAATAYVRTEVFFAARAHHVGLAALEQAIEDAPAPSSRSEAAARGTLHMRAAVIAGRDANVGSADNHLKHARQLGDQVAREGVYLGTVFGPDSVRIHEVSVAVSLGRDHVDRALRVATEWKPPADLPAERRSGFYIELARAQEWAGLQADAFESLKVARAAAPQHTREHPWAREVAGRLRRLSAAAELGPTLAG from the coding sequence TTGCCGGAGCTGTCTGCGGTGATCGCCGGGTACGACATTCCGCAGGGACCTCCGACTCGTGCGCCGGACGAGCTCGCGGATGCGATCAACACGGCCGTGGGCTGGAGACTCGCAGCCCAGTACGGCCGGATCGCGGCAAGCATCCCCGACCTTCTGTGCGACGCCATTCGGTACGCCCACACCGCACGTGGCGCCGAGCAGCAGGCCGCTGCCCGGATGCTGGCCGCTGCTGCTCGGGCAGCGGACGCGATTGCCTTCAAGTACGGCGAGCGCGACCTGTCCGCCAGGCTGGTCGACTTGATGCGCTGGGCAGCTGACCGCGCTGCGGATCCTCTCGTCCAGGCTGCCACGGCGTACGTACGGACCGAAGTCTTCTTCGCAGCTCGCGCCCACCACGTCGGCCTCGCCGCATTGGAGCAGGCGATCGAGGATGCTCCCGCGCCGTCGTCCCGCTCCGAAGCCGCTGCCCGCGGCACCCTCCATATGCGGGCCGCCGTGATCGCCGGACGCGACGCGAACGTAGGCTCTGCCGACAATCACCTGAAGCACGCCCGGCAACTCGGCGATCAAGTCGCGCGCGAGGGCGTCTACCTGGGCACGGTGTTTGGCCCGGACTCGGTCCGTATCCACGAAGTGTCCGTTGCTGTCAGCCTTGGCCGTGACCATGTCGACCGCGCCCTGCGCGTAGCCACCGAGTGGAAGCCGCCCGCCGATCTGCCGGCCGAGCGCCGCAGCGGCTTCTACATCGAGTTGGCCCGCGCGCAGGAATGGGCCGGACTTCAGGCAGATGCGTTCGAGAGCCTCAAGGTGGCCCGCGCAGCAGCCCCGCAGCACACCCGCGAGCACCCGTGGGCTCGTGAAGTCGCCGGCAGGCTGCGACGGTTGTCGGCGGCGGCTGAACTTGGACCCACTCTGGCCGGTTGA
- the istB gene encoding IS21-like element helper ATPase IstB, whose product MKAPALLDAADRLAERAHKESWTHAEYLVACLQREVSARESHGGEARVRSARFPAIKTIEELDVTHLRGMTRQQLAHLGTLDFIAGKENAVFLGPPGTGKTHLAIGLAVRACQAGHRVAFATAAEWVDRLAAAHHTGRLQAELTKLSRYPLIVVDEVGYIPFEAEAANLFFQLISNRYERASVIVTSNKPFGRWGEVFGDETVAAAMIDRLVHHAEVHSLKGDSFRMRGRELGRVPSATTDND is encoded by the coding sequence ATGAAGGCTCCGGCCTTGCTGGATGCCGCTGACCGTCTCGCCGAGCGGGCCCACAAGGAGTCCTGGACCCATGCCGAGTACCTCGTCGCCTGCCTGCAGCGCGAAGTGTCCGCCCGTGAGTCCCACGGCGGTGAAGCACGGGTGCGGTCCGCCCGCTTCCCCGCGATCAAGACCATCGAGGAGCTGGACGTCACCCACCTGCGCGGGATGACGCGCCAACAGCTCGCACATCTGGGAACGTTGGACTTCATCGCCGGGAAAGAGAACGCCGTTTTCCTGGGACCGCCGGGCACCGGGAAGACACACCTGGCGATCGGGCTCGCGGTCCGCGCCTGCCAGGCCGGACACCGCGTCGCGTTCGCCACCGCCGCCGAATGGGTCGACCGCCTGGCCGCCGCCCACCACACCGGCCGCCTCCAGGCCGAGCTCACCAAGCTCAGCCGCTACCCGCTGATCGTGGTGGACGAGGTCGGCTACATCCCCTTCGAAGCCGAAGCCGCGAACCTGTTCTTCCAGCTGATCTCGAACAGATACGAACGCGCGTCCGTGATCGTCACCAGCAACAAACCCTTCGGACGCTGGGGAGAAGTCTTCGGAGACGAGACCGTGGCCGCCGCCATGATCGACCGCCTCGTCCACCACGCCGAGGTCCACTCCCTCAAGGGCGACTCGTTCCGCATGCGAGGACGTGAACTGGGACGGGTCCCCAGCGCCACCACCGACAACGACTGA
- the istA gene encoding IS21 family transposase, which translates to MILVEDWAEIRRLHRAEQMPIRAIARHLGISKNTVKRALATDRPPKYERPSQGSVVDAVEVQIRELLRETPTMPATVIAERIGWERGMTVLKDRVRDLRPAYVPVDPVSRTTYRPGELAQCDLWFPEADIPLGYGQSGRPPVLVMVSGYSRVIAARMLPSRTTGDLIDGHWRLLSAWGAVPKTLVWDNESGVGRGKLTAEFAAFAGLLATKIHLCRPRDPEAKGLVERANGYLETSFLPGRTFSGPGDFNTQLTAWLTIANRRVHRTLQTRPVERWEADRAGMLALPPVDPPAWWRLQTRIGRDHYVRVDTCDYSVHPAAIGRTVTVLCDNDEITVLAPSGEIVAQHPRCWARHQTITDPDHAAAGKVMRGEVHHQQAARAKAARTAQTDPGTLIEVEQRELGTYDRLFTVIEGGKGREAG; encoded by the coding sequence GTGATCCTCGTGGAGGACTGGGCAGAGATCCGTAGGCTGCACCGGGCTGAGCAGATGCCGATCCGGGCAATCGCGCGGCATCTGGGCATCTCGAAGAACACGGTCAAGCGTGCCCTGGCCACGGACCGGCCGCCGAAGTACGAGCGCCCGTCTCAGGGGTCGGTCGTGGACGCGGTCGAGGTCCAGATCCGTGAGCTTTTGCGGGAGACTCCGACGATGCCGGCCACCGTGATTGCCGAGCGGATCGGGTGGGAACGCGGGATGACGGTCCTCAAGGACCGGGTGCGGGACCTGCGGCCTGCCTATGTGCCAGTCGATCCGGTCTCGCGCACGACGTATCGGCCCGGCGAGCTGGCCCAGTGCGACCTGTGGTTTCCCGAGGCGGACATCCCGCTCGGCTACGGCCAGAGCGGACGGCCGCCGGTGCTGGTGATGGTGTCCGGTTACTCCCGGGTGATCGCCGCGCGGATGCTGCCCTCGCGCACGACCGGCGATCTGATCGATGGGCACTGGCGGCTGCTCTCGGCCTGGGGCGCGGTGCCCAAGACGCTCGTCTGGGACAACGAATCCGGGGTCGGTCGCGGGAAGCTCACCGCCGAGTTCGCCGCGTTCGCGGGCCTGCTCGCCACGAAGATCCATCTGTGCCGGCCCCGTGATCCAGAAGCGAAAGGGCTGGTCGAGCGGGCCAACGGCTATCTGGAGACGAGTTTCCTCCCCGGCCGCACCTTCAGTGGCCCCGGCGACTTCAACACCCAGCTGACCGCCTGGCTGACCATCGCCAACCGGCGTGTCCACCGCACTCTGCAGACCCGCCCCGTCGAGCGGTGGGAGGCCGACCGGGCCGGAATGCTCGCCCTGCCGCCCGTCGACCCGCCCGCCTGGTGGCGGCTGCAGACACGGATCGGCCGCGACCACTACGTCCGCGTCGACACGTGCGACTACTCCGTGCACCCCGCCGCGATCGGACGCACCGTCACCGTGCTGTGTGACAACGACGAGATCACCGTCCTCGCCCCCAGCGGCGAGATCGTCGCCCAGCACCCGCGCTGCTGGGCCCGCCACCAGACCATCACCGACCCCGACCACGCTGCCGCGGGCAAGGTGATGCGAGGTGAGGTGCACCACCAGCAGGCCGCCCGCGCCAAAGCCGCCCGAACAGCCCAGACCGACCCAGGCACGCTTATCGAGGTCGAGCAACGCGAACTGGGCACCTATGACCGGCTGTTCACGGTCATCGAAGGCGGCAAGGGCAGGGAGGCCGGCTGA